From Arachis stenosperma cultivar V10309 chromosome 2, arast.V10309.gnm1.PFL2, whole genome shotgun sequence, one genomic window encodes:
- the LOC130963100 gene encoding uncharacterized protein LOC130963100 has protein sequence MYRPTGPANLPHDVWTLIAGRTAAQSVRDLCSLRMSCTAARNAGDEDSIYRCANIPIWDQRWWSVSPMHHPGRNFLARCRQSGHVEVLFRSAVFDLFLGGCRFAGMETMHVVAAQGHSAAQYIVAMMLMLRDDAASKNKGLQTFRGLEAAGALRNCKLVFRGIVQGTWRHLRRVPMLNEENQVCSSHACPSRGNMGAIYRHQRYGRGWDVNDGDGGAAHIPCVHCRADYELILFVHLFD, from the coding sequence ATGTATCGTCCCACAGGCCCGGCCAACCTTCCCCACGATGTATGGACCTTAATTGCTGGAAGGACCGCAGCACAGTCCGTCAGGGACTTGTGCAGTCTCAGGATGTCGTGCACCGCTGCACGTAATGCAGGGGATGAGGATTCCATTTACAGATGCGCCAACATTCCAATTTGGGACCAGCGATGGTGGAGTGTGAGTCCCATGCACCATCCGGGAAGAAACTTCTTAGCGCGATGCAGGCAGAGTGGCCACGTGGAAGTTCTGTTTCGGTCTGCGGTGTTTGACCTTTTCCTAGGCGGGTGTCGTTTTGCGGGGATGGAAACCATGCACGTTGTCGCAGCCCAGGGCCATTCCGCAGCCCAGTACATAGTGGCGATGATGCTGATGCTACGCGACGACGCCGCGTCAAAGAACAAGGGCTTACAAACATTTCGTGGGCTTGAGGCGGCCGGTGCCCTGAGAAACTGCAAATTGGTGTTCCGCGGCATTGTACAGGGGACTTGGAGACACCTGCGTCGCGTGCCGATGCTAAACGAAGAGAATCAAGTCTGTTCTTCGCATGCATGTCCAAGCCGTGGGAACATGGGTGCCATTTACCGCCATCAACGCTATGGAAGAGGCTGGGACGTAAACGACGGTGACGGAGGTGCTGCTCATATTCCGTGCGTGCATTGTAGGGCTGATTATGAATTGATCCTCTTTGTCCACCTCTTTGACTGA